The proteins below come from a single Methanobrevibacter sp. genomic window:
- a CDS encoding trans-aconitate 2-methyltransferase has translation MIKISYKINKYREQLFETLRDSDTVIELGCHVGKTTEKILRKYENCQVIAMDNSPEAISKMESLESQYSNLTFISGDVRLHDKIKEVLSISTKCDVLSIDLGGGYHPDTVFKVFYIWSSVFKPRDTLIRNRGLIDFCNSAVKSDEDFKSDEGYLASYGSEGIPPQIKEFDLWTSSLSKK, from the coding sequence ATGATTAAGATTAGCTATAAAATCAACAAGTATAGGGAACAGCTGTTTGAAACCCTCAGGGACTCAGATACGGTTATTGAGTTGGGCTGTCATGTGGGGAAGACAACGGAAAAGATTCTGAGAAAATATGAAAACTGTCAGGTAATAGCCATGGACAACAGTCCTGAGGCCATTTCAAAAATGGAAAGTCTGGAAAGTCAATATTCAAATCTGACATTCATATCCGGCGATGTCAGATTGCATGATAAGATAAAGGAAGTCTTGAGCATTTCTACAAAATGCGATGTTCTATCTATTGATTTGGGTGGAGGATATCATCCAGATACTGTTTTTAAGGTATTTTACATATGGTCATCTGTTTTTAAACCAAGAGACACATTGATCAGAAACAGGGGACTGATTGATTTTTGCAATTCCGCCGTTAAAAGTGATGAAGATTTCAAATCCGATGAAGGCTATTTGGCTTCATATGGAAGTGAAGGCATACCTCCACAGATTAAGGAATTTGATTTATGGACTTCATCATTGTCTAAAAAGTGA